Proteins found in one Subtercola endophyticus genomic segment:
- a CDS encoding SDR family NAD(P)-dependent oxidoreductase, translated as MIDNQHPLGTGFTAASTAADVLDGIDLTGRNTIVTGGHGRLGREVTRALASAGASVTVASRDVERARAVVAGIRGVVVDELDLTDPASVEAFADRWMASGRPLHALVNNAAMLFTPELRLDSRGNELSFSTSHLGHFQLSQALLPALRQANGARVLTVTSGAARGGEIRWDDLAFSRGYNAGAAYGQSKRANVLFTVEFDRRYAGEGIRAFAAHPGVIIGPGPHDPSRVASYREQGLIDENGITIIDPEGGKKTVEQGAANLVFGAASPLLDGVGGVYLKDSDVAKLDDEVRPLTATSIPSDANSAMLNADDARRLWMLSEELLTR; from the coding sequence GTGATCGACAACCAGCATCCCCTCGGCACCGGATTCACCGCTGCCTCCACCGCCGCCGATGTACTCGACGGCATCGACCTGACCGGCCGGAACACGATCGTCACCGGCGGCCACGGTCGTCTCGGGCGCGAAGTAACCCGGGCTCTCGCCTCTGCAGGGGCGTCAGTGACCGTCGCCTCGCGCGATGTCGAACGCGCCAGGGCGGTGGTAGCGGGCATCCGAGGCGTAGTCGTCGACGAGCTCGATCTCACCGACCCGGCTTCGGTGGAGGCGTTCGCTGACCGATGGATGGCCTCCGGCCGACCGTTGCACGCCCTCGTGAACAACGCGGCCATGCTTTTCACCCCCGAGCTGCGCCTCGACTCCCGCGGCAATGAACTCTCGTTCTCGACGTCTCACCTGGGCCACTTCCAGCTCAGCCAGGCACTCCTGCCGGCCCTCCGACAAGCGAACGGCGCGAGAGTGCTGACCGTCACGTCGGGAGCAGCCCGAGGCGGCGAGATCCGCTGGGACGACCTCGCCTTCTCGCGCGGCTACAACGCCGGCGCCGCCTACGGGCAGTCCAAGCGCGCCAATGTTCTCTTCACGGTCGAGTTCGATCGCCGTTACGCAGGCGAGGGCATCCGCGCGTTCGCCGCGCACCCTGGAGTGATCATCGGGCCCGGGCCCCACGACCCGAGCCGCGTCGCGTCTTACCGCGAGCAAGGGCTCATCGACGAGAACGGCATCACGATCATCGATCCCGAGGGAGGTAAGAAAACCGTCGAGCAGGGGGCGGCGAACCTGGTGTTCGGTGCTGCGAGCCCACTCCTCGACGGGGTCGGCGGGGTCTACCTGAAAGACAGCGACGTCGCGAAGCTCGACGACGAAGTGCGGCCCCTCACGGCCACCAGCATCCCGTCCGATGCGAACTCGGCCATGCTCAATGCCGACGACGCCCGCCGGCTCTGGATGCTCAGCGAGGAGCTCCTCACCCGATGA
- a CDS encoding formimidoylglutamate deiminase has translation MSGSGGAEREARADRDAGDGTGGAGDSAASARAQRLTRADPTAPAFWCDTALVAGRAVRSVRLETDTSGRIAAVTGGVAPLGGDTQLGTVVAGMANAHSHAFHRVLRGRTNAGSGDFWGWRTRMYAAANALDPDLYRALAIGVFGEMLAAGYTAVGEFHYVHHRPDATPYTPPHAMELALAEAAHAVGIRLVLLDTLYLTGGIDSPLEAEQRRFGDGSAERWLVRWFSLRDELARYAPLVTLGAAVHSVRAVPPDALAVVARQLAPDVPLHVHVSEQPRENDECLARYGATPTRMLADAGMLSPRLSVVHATHLTDGDVALLGAAGVTVVMCPSTEADLGDGIGPARRLADSGCRIALGSDQNAVIDPFLEMRGLEAGERLASGRRGRFSPADLLTAAGPDGYASLGLGGGLAAGAWADWVEVETMSVRTIGGDIEQLALTATSADVLRVFVGGVCVAGSGSGARVSAADRAARTARSGAPDTPAHALGRAIAEIDRLIQRQHHGN, from the coding sequence GTGAGCGGCTCCGGTGGCGCCGAGCGCGAGGCCCGAGCCGACCGCGACGCTGGAGACGGCACCGGTGGCGCCGGCGACAGCGCCGCGTCGGCACGCGCGCAACGGCTCACGCGAGCAGACCCCACGGCCCCGGCGTTCTGGTGCGACACCGCCCTCGTGGCGGGTCGAGCCGTGCGATCGGTGCGGCTGGAGACCGACACGAGCGGCCGAATCGCCGCCGTGACCGGCGGAGTCGCGCCGCTCGGCGGCGACACACAGCTGGGAACCGTGGTTGCCGGAATGGCGAACGCTCACTCGCACGCCTTCCACCGGGTTCTGCGCGGGCGCACTAACGCCGGCAGCGGTGACTTCTGGGGTTGGCGCACCCGCATGTATGCGGCCGCGAACGCCCTCGATCCCGATCTCTACCGCGCACTCGCCATCGGCGTCTTCGGCGAGATGCTCGCTGCCGGATACACCGCGGTGGGGGAGTTCCACTACGTACACCACCGGCCGGATGCAACGCCCTACACGCCGCCGCACGCCATGGAACTCGCGCTCGCCGAGGCCGCCCACGCCGTTGGCATCCGGCTCGTGCTGCTCGACACGCTCTACCTCACGGGCGGAATCGATTCGCCCCTCGAGGCCGAGCAGCGACGCTTCGGCGATGGCTCCGCTGAGCGGTGGCTCGTCCGCTGGTTTTCGCTTCGTGACGAACTCGCGCGTTACGCGCCGCTTGTCACTCTGGGTGCGGCCGTGCATTCGGTGCGCGCCGTGCCACCGGATGCTCTCGCCGTCGTTGCGCGCCAGCTTGCCCCCGACGTGCCCCTGCACGTGCACGTCTCGGAGCAGCCGCGCGAGAACGACGAATGCCTCGCGCGTTATGGAGCCACGCCGACCAGGATGCTCGCCGACGCGGGCATGCTGAGCCCGCGCTTGAGCGTCGTTCACGCGACTCACCTCACCGACGGAGACGTGGCTCTGCTCGGCGCTGCCGGCGTCACTGTCGTCATGTGTCCGAGCACCGAGGCCGACCTGGGCGACGGAATCGGCCCCGCCCGACGCCTCGCCGATTCAGGATGCCGCATCGCTCTCGGCTCCGACCAGAACGCCGTCATCGACCCCTTTCTCGAAATGCGCGGTCTCGAAGCGGGGGAGCGGCTCGCCTCGGGCCGGCGCGGGCGGTTCTCGCCCGCCGACCTGCTCACCGCTGCGGGGCCCGACGGTTACGCCTCGCTCGGGCTCGGCGGCGGCCTGGCGGCGGGAGCCTGGGCCGACTGGGTCGAGGTCGAAACCATGTCGGTTCGCACCATCGGCGGCGACATCGAGCAGCTCGCCCTCACTGCGACGTCGGCCGACGTGCTCCGCGTTTTCGTGGGCGGTGTCTGCGTCGCCGGCAGCGGCAGCGGTGCACGCGTCAGTGCCGCCGACCGTGCCGCGCGCACGGCCCGCAGCGGCGCCCCAGACACCCCGGCCCACGCCCTCGGTCGGGCCATAGCCGAGATCGACCGACTTATCCAGAGGCAGCACCATGGCAACTGA
- a CDS encoding alpha/beta hydrolase family protein has product MSPLETSAQVISVRPVTLAAPDRGTNLQVRITAPTEGTDLPVILFAHGFSQSMMAADPLVDYWVANGFVVVQPTFLDSATLGLLPTDPRYPTIWRTRIDDLEQVIDELDTIIAAVPGLPSRVDTQRLAVAGHSWGGQSVGMLLGARVLDSEGQPGEDRTDKRVKAGVLLSTTGIARGDLSPFAQANFAFMSPDFTQLNTPSIVVAGDHDQSPLSTRGPDWFTDVYYLSPGARHLVTLYGGEHGLGGIQDYSSTATTDESPERVELVRRSTTAFLKTALGIDAAAWDATAATAAEPVGHIDSK; this is encoded by the coding sequence ATGTCTCCCCTCGAAACATCCGCCCAAGTCATCAGCGTGCGGCCGGTAACGCTTGCCGCACCGGATCGCGGTACGAACCTGCAGGTGCGCATCACGGCACCGACCGAGGGCACGGATCTACCCGTGATCCTCTTCGCGCACGGGTTCAGCCAGTCCATGATGGCTGCCGATCCGCTCGTCGACTACTGGGTCGCGAACGGATTCGTGGTCGTGCAGCCCACGTTCCTCGATTCCGCGACCCTCGGGCTGCTTCCCACCGACCCGCGGTATCCGACCATCTGGCGCACCCGCATCGACGATCTCGAGCAGGTCATCGACGAACTAGACACCATCATCGCCGCCGTTCCGGGCCTCCCGAGCCGGGTCGACACGCAGCGCCTCGCCGTCGCGGGGCACTCATGGGGAGGCCAGTCCGTCGGCATGCTGCTCGGTGCCCGGGTGCTCGATTCCGAGGGGCAGCCCGGAGAGGATCGAACCGACAAGCGGGTGAAGGCCGGCGTGCTGCTTTCGACGACCGGCATCGCTCGAGGAGATCTCAGCCCCTTCGCACAAGCGAACTTCGCGTTCATGAGCCCGGACTTCACGCAGCTCAACACACCGAGCATCGTCGTCGCCGGCGACCACGACCAGTCGCCCCTCTCCACACGGGGCCCGGACTGGTTCACCGACGTCTATTACCTGAGCCCCGGAGCGCGTCACCTGGTCACGCTTTACGGCGGCGAGCACGGCCTCGGCGGGATCCAGGATTACTCCTCCACCGCCACGACCGACGAGAGCCCGGAGCGCGTCGAGCTCGTGCGCCGCAGCACGACCGCCTTCCTGAAGACGGCCCTCGGCATCGATGCCGCTGCCTGGGACGCCACGGCGGCCACGGCGGCCGAACCCGTCGGGCACATCGACTCGAAGTAG
- the hutU gene encoding urocanate hydratase, with amino-acid sequence MTTLDPRRASGPRVVHAAHGTQLSAKSWQTEAPLRMLMNNLDPEVAERPDDLVVYGGTGKAARSWEAYDAIIRTLEDLDDDETLLVQSGKPVGVFRTHVWAPRVLIANSNLVGDWATWPEFRRLEALGLTMYGQMTAGSWIYIGTQGILQGTYETFAAIADKRFGGSLAGTLTLTGGAGGMGGAQPLAVTMNEGVVLIVDVDPARLRRRVDHHYLDEMTDDLDDALARVLSAKAERRPLSVGLVGNAATVFTELLERGVAIDIVTDQTSAHDPLAYLPEGVSVAEWPALAAADPETFTERSRASMAKHVAAMVGFQDAGAEVFDYGNSIRREAELGGCERAFDFPGFVPAYIRPLFAEGKGPFRWVALSGDPADIAATDRAILELFPNDTKLHRWITQAAEKVSFEGLPARICWLGYKERHLAGLKFNQMVASGELSAPIVIGRDHLDSGSVASPYRETEGMADGSDAIADWPLLNALLNTASGATWVSIHHGGGVGIGRSIHAGQVCVADGTALAAEKIERVLVNDPGTGVMRHVDAGYERAREVARERGLRIPMEEAAGRHPGAGIDEGAVLDQRAGGA; translated from the coding sequence ATGACCACCCTCGACCCCCGCCGGGCATCCGGCCCCCGTGTCGTTCACGCCGCCCACGGCACCCAGCTCTCGGCGAAGAGCTGGCAGACCGAGGCGCCGCTGCGAATGCTCATGAACAACCTCGACCCGGAGGTCGCTGAGCGCCCCGACGACCTCGTGGTGTACGGGGGCACCGGCAAGGCGGCGCGCAGTTGGGAGGCGTATGACGCGATCATCCGTACGCTCGAAGACCTCGACGACGACGAAACGCTGCTGGTGCAATCGGGCAAACCTGTCGGAGTCTTTCGCACTCATGTGTGGGCCCCGCGTGTGCTGATCGCCAACTCGAATCTCGTGGGCGACTGGGCGACGTGGCCCGAGTTCCGCCGGCTCGAGGCGCTCGGGCTCACGATGTACGGCCAGATGACGGCCGGTTCGTGGATCTACATCGGCACCCAGGGCATCTTGCAGGGCACCTACGAGACCTTCGCCGCCATCGCCGACAAGCGCTTCGGCGGCTCCCTCGCCGGAACCCTGACTCTTACGGGCGGCGCCGGTGGAATGGGCGGCGCCCAGCCCCTGGCGGTCACCATGAACGAGGGCGTCGTGCTCATCGTCGACGTCGACCCGGCGCGACTGCGGCGCCGCGTCGATCACCACTACCTCGACGAAATGACCGACGATCTCGACGACGCGCTCGCCCGCGTGCTCTCTGCGAAGGCCGAACGGCGGCCGTTGTCGGTCGGTCTCGTCGGCAACGCTGCCACCGTCTTCACCGAATTGCTCGAGCGAGGCGTCGCGATCGACATCGTCACCGATCAGACGTCGGCACACGATCCGCTGGCCTACCTGCCCGAGGGTGTCTCGGTGGCCGAGTGGCCGGCGCTCGCCGCCGCCGACCCCGAGACGTTCACCGAGCGCTCGCGCGCCTCGATGGCCAAACACGTCGCGGCGATGGTCGGGTTTCAGGATGCCGGTGCCGAAGTCTTCGACTACGGAAACTCGATTCGCCGCGAGGCCGAACTGGGCGGCTGCGAGCGGGCGTTCGACTTTCCCGGATTCGTTCCCGCGTACATCCGCCCGCTCTTCGCCGAAGGCAAGGGGCCGTTCCGCTGGGTGGCGCTGTCGGGTGACCCCGCCGACATCGCGGCCACCGACAGGGCGATTCTCGAGCTGTTTCCGAACGACACGAAGCTGCACCGCTGGATCACCCAGGCGGCGGAGAAGGTGTCGTTCGAGGGGCTGCCGGCACGAATCTGCTGGCTGGGGTACAAAGAGCGCCACCTCGCCGGGCTGAAGTTCAACCAGATGGTCGCGTCGGGCGAGCTGAGCGCACCGATCGTGATCGGGCGCGACCACCTCGACTCGGGATCGGTGGCGTCGCCGTACCGGGAGACCGAGGGCATGGCAGACGGCTCGGATGCGATCGCCGACTGGCCGCTGCTGAACGCGCTGCTGAACACCGCCTCGGGGGCGACGTGGGTGTCGATTCACCACGGCGGTGGGGTCGGCATCGGGCGCAGCATCCACGCCGGCCAAGTCTGTGTGGCCGACGGAACCGCGCTCGCGGCCGAGAAGATCGAGCGCGTGCTGGTCAACGACCCGGGCACCGGGGTCATGCGGCACGTCGACGCGGGGTACGAGCGGGCGCGCGAGGTCGCTCGCGAGCGAGGGCTGCGCATCCCGATGGAGGAGGCCGCCGGTCGTCACCCGGGCGCGGGCATCGATGAGGGCGCTGTGCTGGATCAGCGCGCGGGCGGCGCGTGA
- the hutI gene encoding imidazolonepropionase translates to MATELITNIGELTTNVGPRLIDAAVVLDGESIVWVGSARRAPAADTAVDAGGASVLPGWVDSHLHPVFAGDRAAEFEARMRGEKYSAGGIASTVAATRAATSAALEQNLVRLLAEATAQGSTAFEAKTGYGLDIATEARSAEIAARHVETVTFLGAHLVPPGVDARDYLDLVTGPMLAAVLPWVSAIDVFCEAGAFDVEQSREVLAAGAAAKLALRVHGNQLGQSGGVALAVEVGALSVDHCNHLSSADIDALAGSLTVATLLPACDLSTHEPFAPARRLLDAGATIALATNCNPGSSYTTSMPFCVATAVLQLGLTVDEAVWAATAGGAAALGVDGITGTIEVGARADLQLLDAPSVAHLAYRPGVPLVERVWRAGRHQ, encoded by the coding sequence ATGGCAACTGAGCTCATCACCAATATCGGCGAGCTGACGACGAACGTCGGGCCCCGTCTCATCGATGCGGCCGTCGTGCTCGACGGCGAGAGCATTGTCTGGGTGGGCAGCGCTCGCCGCGCCCCCGCCGCCGACACGGCGGTCGATGCGGGTGGCGCATCCGTTCTGCCCGGCTGGGTCGACTCGCACCTGCACCCGGTTTTCGCCGGCGACCGCGCAGCCGAATTCGAGGCGCGCATGCGCGGCGAGAAGTACAGTGCGGGCGGAATCGCCTCGACCGTCGCCGCGACGCGAGCCGCGACATCCGCCGCGCTCGAGCAGAACCTCGTGCGCCTGCTCGCCGAAGCCACCGCGCAAGGCAGCACGGCTTTCGAGGCCAAGACCGGCTACGGGCTCGACATCGCCACCGAAGCCCGTTCGGCCGAGATCGCCGCGCGGCACGTCGAGACCGTCACCTTTCTCGGTGCCCACCTCGTGCCGCCCGGGGTGGATGCCCGCGACTACCTCGACCTCGTCACCGGCCCCATGCTCGCCGCAGTTCTGCCCTGGGTTTCGGCCATCGACGTGTTCTGCGAGGCAGGCGCTTTCGACGTTGAGCAGAGTCGCGAGGTGCTCGCTGCAGGTGCGGCCGCAAAACTCGCCCTTCGGGTTCACGGCAACCAGCTCGGTCAGAGCGGCGGCGTAGCGCTCGCCGTCGAGGTCGGGGCTCTCAGCGTCGATCACTGCAACCATCTCTCGTCGGCCGACATCGACGCGCTGGCCGGCTCGCTGACGGTCGCCACGCTGCTGCCGGCCTGCGACCTCTCCACTCACGAGCCGTTCGCCCCTGCCCGCCGACTTCTCGACGCCGGCGCCACCATCGCTTTGGCGACGAACTGCAACCCGGGTTCGTCGTACACCACCTCGATGCCGTTCTGCGTGGCGACCGCCGTGCTGCAACTCGGGCTGACCGTCGACGAGGCCGTCTGGGCGGCGACCGCGGGGGGCGCTGCCGCGCTGGGTGTCGACGGCATCACCGGCACCATCGAGGTCGGCGCGCGAGCCGACCTGCAGCTTCTGGACGCGCCCTCCGTCGCGCACCTGGCGTACCGCCCCGGTGTGCCGCTGGTCGAGCGGGTGTGGCGCGCGGGCCGTCACCAATAG
- a CDS encoding SDR family oxidoreductase, with the protein MTQRTWFITGVNSGFGRAMTEQLLERGDRVAGTVRKRDAVNDLSETYGENFWVETLDLTDTADIRPLVDKAFTDLGTVDVIVNNAGYGLFGAAEELTDEQVEDALDTNLLGSIQVIRAALPHLRGQGSGRIIQISTFGGQAALPGGSMYHATKWGIEGFVDAVGQEVAPLGIGVTIVEPGGARTAFRYGSAKLGPAIDAYAASPASFARTMIESGTQLSPGDPVKMAEAIIASADQNPAPKRIVLGTDSFNMITGALTARLADVQAQQDSASATDFPAGE; encoded by the coding sequence ATGACTCAGCGCACCTGGTTCATCACCGGAGTGAACAGCGGCTTCGGCCGCGCAATGACCGAGCAGCTCCTCGAACGCGGCGACCGCGTCGCCGGCACCGTGCGCAAACGTGACGCAGTGAACGACCTTTCGGAGACGTACGGCGAGAACTTCTGGGTCGAGACGCTCGACCTGACCGACACCGCAGACATCCGGCCCCTTGTCGACAAGGCCTTCACCGACCTCGGCACCGTCGACGTGATCGTCAACAACGCTGGATACGGCCTCTTCGGTGCGGCCGAAGAACTCACCGACGAGCAAGTCGAAGACGCACTCGACACCAACCTCCTCGGCTCCATCCAAGTGATCCGCGCGGCGCTGCCGCACCTCCGGGGGCAAGGCTCTGGCCGAATCATCCAGATCTCGACCTTCGGCGGGCAGGCCGCGCTGCCGGGCGGGTCGATGTACCACGCTACGAAGTGGGGTATCGAAGGATTCGTCGATGCCGTCGGCCAGGAGGTCGCGCCACTCGGAATCGGCGTCACGATCGTCGAGCCGGGCGGCGCCCGTACCGCGTTCCGGTACGGCAGCGCGAAACTCGGCCCCGCAATCGACGCCTACGCCGCATCCCCCGCCTCCTTCGCACGCACGATGATCGAGAGCGGCACCCAGCTCTCCCCCGGTGACCCGGTGAAGATGGCTGAGGCGATCATTGCCAGCGCCGACCAGAATCCGGCGCCGAAGCGCATCGTGCTGGGAACCGACTCGTTCAACATGATCACCGGCGCGTTGACCGCACGCCTCGCAGACGTGCAGGCTCAGCAGGACTCCGCTTCGGCCACCGATTTCCCCGCTGGAGAATGA
- a CDS encoding helix-turn-helix transcriptional regulator → MTPNVIGDYLRARREQVRPEDVGLVDNGRRRVPGLRRDELAMLAGISTEYYTRLEQGRDQHPSTQVLEAVARALHLDDDARAHLHLLASPRPGTSRATRRTERVRPSVQQLLDSWTETPAYVHGPLLDVIASNALARALSRMFEPGMNVLRSTFLDPAVHELLPDWETKVVTLVAALRAMVGFDVEDVRLTELVGELSVKSSAFARLWSRHDVRPQSGGGLHVMHHHSVGELQLTYDKFEVAGSDGQTLVIYHADAGSGTAQALRLLSTLAADAAVPTIPEDRPVIQRQDPR, encoded by the coding sequence ATGACCCCGAACGTGATTGGCGACTATCTGCGCGCACGACGCGAACAAGTGCGCCCCGAAGACGTGGGCCTGGTCGACAACGGCCGCCGCCGCGTGCCCGGACTCCGCCGCGACGAACTGGCGATGCTCGCGGGAATCAGCACCGAGTATTACACCCGTCTCGAACAGGGCCGCGATCAGCATCCCTCGACCCAAGTGCTTGAGGCGGTGGCCCGTGCGCTTCATCTCGATGACGACGCCCGTGCGCATCTTCACCTGTTGGCCAGCCCCAGGCCCGGCACGTCTCGCGCGACACGACGCACCGAACGTGTGCGCCCCAGCGTGCAGCAACTGCTCGACTCGTGGACTGAAACACCGGCATACGTGCACGGGCCTCTGCTGGACGTCATCGCCTCGAACGCACTGGCCCGCGCCCTCTCGCGGATGTTCGAACCGGGCATGAATGTACTTCGATCCACCTTTCTCGATCCGGCCGTGCACGAATTGCTGCCCGATTGGGAAACCAAAGTCGTGACTCTCGTGGCAGCCCTCCGCGCCATGGTCGGGTTCGATGTCGAAGACGTCCGGCTGACCGAACTCGTGGGCGAGTTATCGGTCAAGAGTTCCGCATTCGCCCGCCTCTGGTCGCGCCACGACGTGCGCCCACAATCCGGCGGCGGACTTCACGTGATGCATCACCACAGTGTGGGAGAGCTGCAGCTCACTTACGACAAATTCGAGGTCGCCGGCAGCGACGGGCAGACACTCGTCATCTATCACGCAGACGCGGGCAGTGGCACGGCGCAGGCGCTTCGCCTTCTCTCGACGCTGGCCGCTGACGCTGCTGTGCCGACAATTCCCGAGGATCGCCCGGTCATTCAGAGGCAGGATCCGCGCTAG
- a CDS encoding TetR/AcrR family transcriptional regulator — protein MTAAAPLDDAPRRRDVERNERALLDAAATVFTTSGVNAPVREVAAAAGVGVATLYRHFPTRSDLVVAVYRHQIDACAEAGPLLLASEPTPFAATLSWVHEFVDFLGTKHGLARVWEGDAAGFTALHVLFVERLVPVLAELLQAARTSGEVVADVTPYQLIRAIGDLVAFSPRDPHYDVRRMVTLLVTGLKQQQPLDASRAPTGTANRHASG, from the coding sequence ATGACGGCTGCCGCCCCTCTCGACGACGCGCCTCGACGACGCGACGTGGAGCGCAACGAGCGGGCGCTCCTCGATGCGGCCGCTACGGTCTTCACCACGTCGGGCGTGAACGCTCCCGTACGTGAGGTCGCCGCTGCCGCCGGGGTCGGTGTGGCGACCCTCTACCGGCATTTCCCGACCAGATCCGATCTTGTGGTCGCCGTCTACCGTCACCAGATCGACGCGTGCGCCGAAGCCGGGCCCCTGCTGCTCGCCTCGGAGCCGACGCCGTTCGCGGCCACGTTGAGCTGGGTGCACGAATTCGTGGACTTCCTCGGCACCAAGCACGGCCTTGCGCGCGTCTGGGAGGGCGACGCGGCCGGCTTTACGGCGCTGCATGTGCTCTTCGTGGAGCGGCTCGTCCCGGTGCTTGCCGAACTGCTGCAGGCGGCCCGGACGTCGGGCGAGGTGGTCGCCGACGTGACACCCTATCAACTGATCCGCGCCATCGGCGATCTCGTGGCCTTCAGCCCCCGCGACCCCCACTACGACGTCAGACGGATGGTCACGCTTCTCGTCACCGGACTGAAACAGCAGCAACCTCTCGACGCATCCAGGGCGCCGACGGGCACGGCGAACCGACACGCCTCGGGGTGA
- a CDS encoding allantoate amidohydrolase, with the protein MPSTASVSGSGLLPGLREIEDVGRGGSRTGGGARGGSLGGSRAGYHRHLFDDAELDLRAWFIERATAAGLAVETDRNANIWAWWGVPGPDAVVTGSHLDSVPGGGAYDGPLGVVSALDAVAALRAAGFAPSRPFAVVVFAEEEGSRFGVACLGSRLMTGQLNPERARALLDPDGVSLAEAGSRAGFDVANLGHDPEALARIGLFIELHVEQGRGLIDLGAPVAVASSILAHGRWRLTFTGQANHAGATLMHGRRDPVVAASRAIVGLRDIAASHAAQDARTTVGRSNWAPGGTNVIAAEASVWLDARAATDADTRALVAEIVEASRASAALEGCELDVAEESWSGAVRFDVGLRERFAAALGDVPRLSTGAGHDAGVLAGVVPTAMLFVRNPTGISHAPEEFAEHADTLAGVEALTSILRSLL; encoded by the coding sequence ATGCCGTCGACCGCGAGTGTCAGTGGTTCGGGCCTGTTGCCGGGTCTGCGCGAGATCGAGGATGTCGGCCGAGGCGGCTCGCGGACCGGCGGCGGCGCACGCGGCGGGTCGCTGGGCGGCTCGCGCGCTGGGTACCACCGTCACCTCTTCGATGACGCCGAACTCGACCTGCGCGCCTGGTTCATCGAGCGAGCCACCGCTGCAGGTCTCGCCGTCGAGACCGATCGCAACGCGAACATCTGGGCGTGGTGGGGCGTGCCAGGCCCCGACGCGGTGGTCACCGGCAGCCACCTCGACTCGGTGCCGGGCGGCGGAGCCTACGACGGGCCGCTCGGGGTGGTCTCGGCCCTCGACGCCGTCGCCGCGTTGCGCGCGGCCGGCTTCGCCCCGAGCCGACCCTTCGCCGTCGTGGTCTTCGCCGAAGAAGAAGGATCGCGGTTCGGGGTGGCGTGCCTCGGCTCCCGTCTCATGACCGGGCAGCTGAATCCCGAGCGCGCACGCGCCCTCCTCGACCCCGACGGCGTTTCGCTCGCCGAGGCGGGCTCGCGTGCGGGCTTCGACGTGGCTAACCTCGGCCACGACCCCGAGGCCCTCGCGCGGATCGGCCTCTTCATCGAGCTGCACGTCGAGCAAGGGCGCGGGCTCATCGACCTGGGTGCGCCCGTCGCCGTCGCGTCGTCGATTCTCGCGCACGGCCGCTGGCGTCTCACCTTCACGGGCCAGGCGAACCACGCCGGCGCCACGCTGATGCACGGTCGCCGCGATCCGGTGGTTGCGGCCTCCCGTGCGATCGTCGGGCTTCGCGATATCGCTGCCTCGCACGCGGCTCAGGATGCCCGGACGACCGTCGGGCGTTCGAACTGGGCTCCGGGCGGCACGAACGTCATCGCCGCCGAAGCGTCGGTGTGGCTCGATGCCCGGGCGGCGACGGATGCCGATACTCGCGCCCTCGTCGCCGAGATCGTCGAGGCATCCCGAGCATCGGCGGCGCTCGAGGGCTGCGAGCTCGACGTGGCCGAAGAGAGCTGGAGCGGCGCCGTGCGGTTCGACGTCGGCCTGCGCGAGCGGTTCGCTGCGGCGCTCGGCGATGTTCCCCGGCTCAGCACCGGCGCCGGTCACGATGCGGGTGTTCTTGCCGGCGTCGTTCCGACGGCGATGCTGTTCGTGCGCAACCCCACCGGCATCTCGCACGCGCCGGAGGAGTTCGCCGAGCACGCCGATACGCTGGCGGGCGTCGAGGCGCTGACGAGCATCCTGCGGTCGCTGCTGTGA
- a CDS encoding MerR family transcriptional regulator — protein MDDDETHDLAILSPTTSFSTHCVLLLHRRRPVVRLDNYVAAAAQVIRRFRDVNIPLDEIAAVIRAPNLVSRDRLINAHLQRLQNELTATQAAVASLSDLLLAPVAIAPNIRHHSIPPTRVAAITATVGMAEVGPWWQGALGELRASLRAQNTSLGLAGGMFAHELFTDERGLATMFVPVEKSIAAVGRITEVVLPGVELATIVHDGSPSEIDRSYGALATYVAEHAIGVEGPIREYYLIGADETSDRSAWRTEIGWPIFRTHADQSD, from the coding sequence GTGGATGATGACGAGACTCACGATCTTGCCATCCTGTCGCCGACAACCTCTTTCTCCACTCACTGTGTACTCCTACTCCATAGGCGCAGGCCTGTCGTGCGCCTCGACAACTACGTAGCCGCCGCTGCGCAGGTCATCCGCCGATTCCGAGACGTGAACATACCGCTCGACGAGATCGCCGCGGTCATTCGGGCACCAAATCTCGTCAGTCGCGATCGACTGATCAATGCGCATCTTCAGCGGCTGCAGAACGAGTTGACAGCGACGCAGGCGGCCGTCGCTTCGTTGAGCGATTTACTCCTAGCCCCCGTCGCGATCGCCCCGAACATCCGTCATCACAGCATCCCTCCCACGCGCGTGGCAGCCATCACCGCAACGGTAGGCATGGCAGAAGTAGGTCCCTGGTGGCAGGGTGCGCTCGGGGAGCTACGGGCGAGCCTGCGAGCACAGAACACATCGCTGGGGCTTGCAGGCGGAATGTTTGCGCACGAATTGTTTACCGACGAGCGCGGCCTCGCGACGATGTTCGTGCCTGTGGAGAAGTCGATCGCCGCGGTCGGCAGAATCACCGAAGTGGTATTGCCTGGGGTGGAGCTCGCGACGATCGTTCACGACGGCTCACCCTCAGAGATCGATCGATCGTACGGCGCGCTCGCCACATACGTTGCCGAACATGCCATTGGCGTCGAGGGCCCGATTCGCGAGTACTACCTGATCGGCGCCGATGAGACGAGCGATCGGTCTGCGTGGAGAACGGAGATCGGCTGGCCCATCTTCAGAACGCACGCCGATCAGAGCGACTGA